The region TCCACTGTCGTCGATCATCATCATATCGATGGCGGATGACCGCCGCTCCACCGATCATATCATGGATGTCGGTGTCGACGGCTTCATCAGCAAGGCCGCGACCCAGCAGCAGATCCGCGAAGGGATTGCTGCGGTCATAGGCGGTGAATTCGTGAATGTGAGCGAGGCCGGCGGGCTTTCGATGACCAGCTCGGTGTCGCATTTCTCCGGCCTGACGCCGCGGCAGCTGGACGTGCTGCGCGGGATCGCGAAAGGTCGGTCGAACAAGCAGATTGCAGCCGACCTGGGCATTTCGCCCTTCACGGTCCGCATCCATGTTTCCGCGCTGCTGCGGGAGCTGAAGGTCGACAGTCGGACGGCAGCTGCCGCATTGGCGACGCGATACGGCGTCCATTGAAAAAGGGCCGCTTTCGCGGCCCTTCTCGTGTTACGAAGCGTCGGGATCTTCGGTCGGAATTTCCGGCATGAGATCGGTCCAGCGCCCGGTGGTGATCCAGTCCCAGATTCCGTAATGCACGTCCTCAGCCATGGGCGCGCCGCCAGAGACGTTTTCAATTTCCTGTCCATCAAGAAGCTGGATTCCGGTAAAGTCGTTCAAGATTAATCTCCTGTCCAAGGTGTGCGATTCGCGAATCGACTTGAAATATTTGCTGATTTTGCGCGCCGAGTGCACTAATACAGATGTACTAGTGCCGGAGAGAAATTATCGGCGAACCGACATGAGGGCGGATCTCAACTCGGCAGCTCTCAAGGGCTTGGACAAAATCAATCCTGCGTGTTCGGGGAGAGTGACGCGAATCTTCTCGGGATGATGTCCGGAAATCACGATGAGGATGGAGCCGGCGTCGTGTAGATGCGAAACTAGGCCACTCCATTTCGCAAGCGTCCGTCCGTCACTGAGGTCATAGTCGCTCAGGAGAATATCGCAGTTCGGAATGCTCTCAGGAAGAGTGTCATAGGCTTCGACCTGGCAGCCCCATCGTTCCAGCAACCGCTGAGTCGAGATGCGCGTCTCGACGTCGTCCTCAATCAATACGATACGCACGCCCGACAGTGGCATGGGACGGATTGATGGGGGGGCAGTCCCTGTTTCACGAAGATCGGTAATGGCAAGACCTTCAATCGTCGCAGCAGTGCCGCGCCCTTCTTTCGACCTGAGTACGAAGCGCAGACCGAGCATCTCGGAAATGCGATTTACAATCGCCAGACCCAGACCCTTGTTATCGGAATGCCGTTCGCCTCTGCTCGCGATGCGATAGAACTCCTTCCGCACATGCAGCAGCTCATCTGCGGAAATTCCGCGACCATTATCGATCACTGCCAGGGTCACCTTGCCTGCATGACGTCGACACCCGACCAGTACCTTCTTTCCCGGCGCATATTTGATGGCGTTGGAAACGAGGTTTTGCAGTATGGTACCGATCAGCGCACGGTCGGTATGAATATGCAGATCCGAAGGGACGAACCGCAATTCGACGCTGGCCTGTTCGGCAGTCAGAGCATTCTGCCTGTCGAGATCGGCGAGCAGATCGTTCACTGCGACCGGCGCATTGCGAACCTTCAAGGTGCCGCTCTCGATTGCGGCAATGTCGAGCAGGGCGCGAAACATCCGGCTGGCGTTTTCGACCGACCACGAGATCTTCGAAACCATCAGCTGTTGATCGCGCGAAAGGTCCGTGTCCGCGAGGCGTTCGGCAAGCAGACCGATAGCGTGAATGGGCTGTCTCAGATCGTGGCTTGCTTGCGCGAGGAAACGCGATTTGGATTCCGCTGCGCTTCGGTATGTGCGCACCGCGTCCGCACCCCTCGTCCAGAGCCGCGTCAAAGCAAGCAGGAGCAGCAAGAAGATTGCGTGGGACGTCTGAAGGAAGATCAGGTGCGGTTCGAGAAACAGTGGGCTCACCGCAATGACCAGCATGGCCGCCAGAGCGACGACACGACCGTAGGGTCGGCGGATAAACAGCCAGATCAACGCCGCCATGAAGGCCAGAGCGAAGGACGGGAGCCAACCGATTGAGACCGGCGGTCCGTCGCGCAGGGTCTGCGCTGCGAGGATCGTTGCAGCCGCTCGCGACGTATAGGGATCGAGCGGGGTCACGAGCGTGTCGCGGCTGGGTACATCCACGAAACTGATGAGGACCCGTTTGCCTTCGAGCAGTTTCGGGTCGAAGTCTCCCGCCAGCAGGTCTCCGGCCGGGATCGCTGGAACGGTCGCGGGGTCGTATCGCAGATCGACATTGAAAGCGTTCAGCGCCACACCGTGGGAGCCTTCGGCCAACAGGGTGGCGAGTGAAGGGAAGAGCCCGTCTTCCATCCTTACA is a window of Alteriqipengyuania lutimaris DNA encoding:
- a CDS encoding LuxR C-terminal-related transcriptional regulator, which translates into the protein MRIQRDNLAAQSSRTIVADDHPIFREGISSILRDIDPSIEVDQAGSFEELLEVASNGASPALFLLDLNFPGMDVDAAVPLLRLKFPLSSIIIISMADDRRSTDHIMDVGVDGFISKAATQQQIREGIAAVIGGEFVNVSEAGGLSMTSSVSHFSGLTPRQLDVLRGIAKGRSNKQIAADLGISPFTVRIHVSALLRELKVDSRTAAAALATRYGVH
- a CDS encoding ATP-binding protein, translated to MQRIVAGNSFSRRPSRRELLIFAFLAIFIVAVEPFEPYDWLQRSVTAAANPKAYRGDAVIVAIDTDTVQQQPTNSWTKSDLADLLAIIGNAQPKQILVDSQYFAEDTDEGAEQLAEAVAELPLRPVWRIDLTPEEVGQLSRSSAPPAVGKLAETSSRLEPEIAGRVTPSVMALREHTFGAPVYAPVAVRMEDGLFPSLATLLAEGSHGVALNAFNVDLRYDPATVPAIPAGDLLAGDFDPKLLEGKRVLISFVDVPSRDTLVTPLDPYTSRAAATILAAQTLRDGPPVSIGWLPSFALAFMAALIWLFIRRPYGRVVALAAMLVIAVSPLFLEPHLIFLQTSHAIFLLLLLALTRLWTRGADAVRTYRSAAESKSRFLAQASHDLRQPIHAIGLLAERLADTDLSRDQQLMVSKISWSVENASRMFRALLDIAAIESGTLKVRNAPVAVNDLLADLDRQNALTAEQASVELRFVPSDLHIHTDRALIGTILQNLVSNAIKYAPGKKVLVGCRRHAGKVTLAVIDNGRGISADELLHVRKEFYRIASRGERHSDNKGLGLAIVNRISEMLGLRFVLRSKEGRGTAATIEGLAITDLRETGTAPPSIRPMPLSGVRIVLIEDDVETRISTQRLLERWGCQVEAYDTLPESIPNCDILLSDYDLSDGRTLAKWSGLVSHLHDAGSILIVISGHHPEKIRVTLPEHAGLILSKPLRAAELRSALMSVRR